CACTGGGTCTTCAAATAAACAATCTCGAGTAGGACGGCCAGCAAACCTTGCTCTCAAGACGGACCCATTAGGTAGCACTAGCTTTTTGAGGATTTTAAAATCATGATTGCCAGGTTTGTCACTGTAGTGCAACAAATTTGAtaagtaaattttttcaaactttttatatgGTTAAGAAATTGTTTTCAAAGGGGGAGCTAGACTTTAATCTGATTTGGTGCCTTACCTTACATATACTGCACAGCCACCAATCGCTCTTGCTGCAGCATGGAACTCCGCTGTCTCGTGCTTGCTCTGAAATAGAATCATTAATAAATCATATCAAGCAAGTCATTAATATGTTCGTACATGAAACATTTGGACAAGCAATGAGACAAGAAAATTACATGGAACATGTCCCAGTCTGGCACAAATATCTCTCCCAGAAGAAGGCTGTTAAACGCGACAGAGGCAACGTGTAAGGTTTGATATGTTGGTTCTCTTGGCATGAAATCCTCAGATGCTCTTGCTGCTGCGCTCTTCTTTGAACTGAAAATTGTGAATGTAAAGTAACTAGTAAGAAAAGggattcaaacaaaattttggaTTGTACTTGCCTCTAATTAGATAGGCTGCAAACCTGTATATTGAATCCGAGTTGTGACACATGCAGCAAATAAGGTTGTTATCCTTAAAGTTCCTTGTTACAGACTCCTCTAATGCTTCTTGATACCGTTTGGTCAATGAAACACGACCACCGTACCCAGAACCCAACGTTTCTATCAAATTTTGGACGTCTACTTTGACTCCATCCACACCACAGCTGACAAGGTAACCGTGATAGTCATTGTAAAAGTCATAGAGATTTTCTGGGTCAATGATTCCTACTCCATATTTTTCCAGGCTGTCCATGGCTATATCTCTAAGGTTCCCTGTGGCACCAGGTGACTGAATTGGATATGCAAGCTTTGGATTATATTTCTTCATTGTATTTGATGATGGAAGTACACCTCCCCAATAACCAGCTAAAGCATGCCACATGTAAACGTATCTAAAGAGTGCACAATTGTATTCATGGTCAGTTCTCAAGTTTCAATGTAGTCATAGCATGATATCTCTATGGGATCAGACAGCTTACTTTACATTCATATTATGTTTGATATAGTCAACAAAATCGTGGAGATTGCTGCAAGAATTGTCAGAGTCTGAATTGATgaactttttgttttctttgatgtCTGCTAGTCTACTTGCGAACCTAACAGTTCAAAAAGACGTGAACAAATGACTAAGAAAATGGAGAGAAAACGTGCGGCCTCGACTGAAAAGAGAACTTACTGGGTTCCCTCGATCACTGCTTCACCTTCTTTGTGAAACGTATTGAGGATCTCTTGCCATCCATCATCAATGATGATAAACTTTGGCGAACAACCTCCATCTGagaaactgtttgataaaaggcaGAATCCTCAGTCATtgatatctccaaaattttctgGCCATCTATCAATAGGTGTACTTAGTTAAAAAAGTAGTATGTATATAGTATACCTTTGAAGGCCTTCCTTTATTCCTTGTGGATTCACTTGAGTGTAAAAAGCATCCCAAGTGCACCATCCAAACCAGTCAAGATGTGCAGGGATCCTCTTGTTTTCAAGATGACAGAAAGTCCCTTTGTGTTTCTCCAATATCCTATGTCATTGtaaatagaaaattaacatTTCCTGACTTCTAAGCAAATAAGCAGATAGAGAACAAAGACATTCTATAACAAGAAGCATACTTGATTGAATCCCTGATTAACTCAAATGGATTGTCCCCTGAATTTACAAATACTGCTTCTAGTGATTGGGAAGTTTGAACATTGGCATCTCCTGCAGCATTAAAAATCTAAAGTCATACTCATGTTACTTTTAAATAGCCGAGCTGCTGAGGATGATAACAACGGGAAGGAAATAAAATAGCGAAAACTGAATTAACTACCACTTTCAATGCAAAACTGGAGATGATTCGATTGAGTTCCTTGTAAAGTTGCGCGAAACTGTCCATCCAAAACAGGCAAGAAGAGAATGTAGCAATTGTTATCCGTAGCTGGCTCTTCACAGTCAGAAGAAGGCTCATCCTCAAGTTCAGATTCTTCATTTGCTAGCAAGAGCAGCAATTGAGTTTCCATTGGAACATCGCTGGCAGATCTCCCTAGACGCGGTATCATCCACCAGATTTTGACTCTGAACAAAGATAGCAACTTATATCCCCTGCATAAATTTAGACtttaatagtttataaaattaggaaaatcaATAACACTCAACGAGGTGTATAACACGTGAATATAATCATAGACGTTTGATACAAATGTAGAAGCTTCTGGTGAAGGTGAGAAggccaagcaaagaaaaaggcGAATAAAACCAGAGACTCACTGAAGAATTCCAAGATCAAAAACATGACGAGAACTTGAAACGGTTAAAGTTGCACCCAAGAACGCGGACTCTGTTCCAACCGGAGAAACAACAACGTTTCCGGGGACATGGGACAAAACGGTCTTTCCCCTCACCGTAAGACACCCGTCCTTCACCGTTGGCGCCACCGTGACAGTCATATTGACACACAAAGGTTATAGAGGAGTGATAACTTAATGAGATAGCAGAAACAGCAGAAAGAAAGGAAGTTTGAGAATGCGAATGAGTGGAATTGAACGAAAGAGGTTGAAATTTGAAGTAGCAAGGTTTGGCAACAATTTATAGTAAGTTGCAGAGTGGTGCAGTGTACGAAATTTTATCCATTTCAGACATCATATGTTTGACAGAGAGGAACAGCTAAGTTCggcttgtttttcttttgaactTCGAAAACTTTGAAAATTACCACAAGTTGCAACTGTAAGTCGGTCCTTAACAACTCAGCTTTAGTCTGATCGTGCCTCGTCAAGGATGAGTCAGCTTAATCTACAAAaactaaatacatttttaatatgttaaataataaagtGGATTGAATCGAGAAATTTCTATACCTAgaaattaaaaggtttaaaccttttttgtccttaagttataagcggatgttcagtttagttcctgTTTCGGTAACATTTGTCTGGGGTCCGTCGTTCTTCCTTTTTGTGCTTCAATAGTCCAATTCTTCATGTAATCCTTACCGATTCAGGgttgacctgcagaagacactctgacgctcaagtcagacaTGATTTACAGAGaggtcaatatttttattaggatagattcAGATCATCTTACCTGGACATCATTTGTATACTTATAAGGCTTGTGACAGCCAACTCCATTGATTAGTcattagtgcaatatattttaggtaatcaaacccaataattgatcattaataccatatatttgtaaattaatacCTGATAATTGTCCATGAATGACCATTAACTCCGAccggtatatttcatatagtacataagccccccaagtCCAAGCAAGCTCTTTTACTTAAAAGAGGTGCACAGGAATTATTATGAGTTAAAAGGAGTCGGTCTTTATTCTCTCTACACCAAGCAGCAGACTTTAGGAGTTCTCTTTGGATTTTTTCCTGTACTAAAAGATTTTCactccaaaaaatataaaataaagtaaacgcttctgttaggatatttatcctatttatcatgattatattgtgtctagggttactctaattatcataattatattgtgtctagattactctaattatcataattatattgtgtctagNNNNNNNNNNNNNNNNNNNNNNNNNNNNNNNNNNNNNNNNNNNNNNNNNNNNNNNNNNNNNNNNNNNNNNNNNNNNNNNNNNNNNNNNNNNNNNNNNNNNNNNNNNNNNNNNNNNNNNNNNNNNNNNNNNNNNNNNNNNNNNNNNNNNNNNNNNNNNNNNNNNNNNNNNNNNNNNNNNNNNNNNNNNNNNNNNNNNNNNNNNNNNNNNNNNNNNNNNNNNNNNNNNNNNNNNNNNNNNNNNNNNNNNNNNNNNNNNNNNNNNNNNNNNNNNNNNNNNNNNNNNNNNNNNNNNNNNNNNNNNNNNNNNNNNNNNNNNNNNNNNNNNNNNNNNNNNNNNNNNNNNNNNNNNNNNNNNNNNNNNNNNNNNNNNNNNNNNNNNNNNNNNNNNNNNNNNNNNNNNNNNNNNNNNNNNNNNNNNNNNNNNNNNNNNNNNNNNNNNNNNNNNNNNNNNNNNNNNNNNNNNNNNNNNNNNNNNNNNNNNNNNNNNNNNNNNNNNNNNNNNNNNNNNNNNNNNNNNNNNNNNNNNNNNNNNNNNNNNNNNNNNNNNNNNNNNNNNNNNNNNNNNNNNNNNNNNNNNNNNNNNNNNNNNNNNNNNNNNNNNNNNNNNNNNNNNNNNNNNNNNNNNNNNNNNNNNNNNNNNNNNNNNNNNNNNNNNNNNNNNNNNNNNNNNNNNNNNNNNNNNNNNNNNNNNNNNNNNNNNNNNNNNNNNNNNNNNNNNNNNNNNNNNNNNNNNNNNNNNNNNNNNNNNNNNNNNNNNNNNNNNNNNNNNNNNNNNNNNNNNNNNNNNNNNNNNNNNNNNNNNNNNNNNNNNNNNNNNNNNNNNNNNNNNNNNNNNNNNNNNNNNNNNNNNNNNNNNNNNNNNNNNNNNNNNNNNNNNNNNNNNNNNNNNNNNNNNNNNNNNNNNNNNNNNNNNNNNNNNNNNNNNNNNNNNNNNNNNNNNNNNNNNNNNNNNNNNNNNNNNNNNNNNNNNNNNNNNNNNNNNNNNNNNNNNNNNNNNNNNNNNNNNNNNNNNNNNNNNNNNNNNNNNNNNNNNNNNNNNNNNNNNNNNNNNNNNNNNNNNNNNNNNNNNNNNNNNNNNNNNNNNNNNNNNNNNNNNNNNNNNNNNNNNNNNNNNNNNNNNNNNNNNNNNNNNNNNNNNNNNNNNNNNNNNNNNNNNNNNNNNNNNNNNNNNNNNNNNNNNNNNNNNNNNNNNNNNNNNNNNNNNNNNNNNNNNNNNNNNNNNNNNNNNNNNNNNNNNNNNNNNNNNNNNNNNNNNNNNNNNNNNNNNNNNNNNNNNNNNNNNNNNNNNNNNNNNNNNNNNNNNNNNNNNNNNNNNNNNNNNNNNNNNNNNNNNNNNNNNNNNNNNNNNNNNNNNNNNNNNNNNNNNNNNNNNNNNNNNNNNNNNNNNNNNNNNNNNNNNNNNNNNNNNNNNNNNNNNNNNNNNNNNNNNNNNNNNNNNNNNNNNNNNNNNNNNNNNNNNNNNNNNNNNNNNNNNNNNNNNNNNNNNNNNNNNNNNNNNNNNNNNNNNNNNNNNNNNNNNNNNNNNNNNNNNNNNNNNNNNNNNNNNNNNNNNNNNNNNNNNNNNNNNNNNNNNNNNNNNNNNNNNNNNNNNNNNNNNNNNNNNNNNNNNNNNNNNNNNNNNNNNNNNNNNNNNNNNNNNNNNNNNNNNNNNNNNNNNNNNNNNNNNNNNNNNNNNNNNNNNNNNNNNNNNNNNNNNNNNNNNNNNNNNNNNNNNNNNNNNNNNNNNNNNNNNNNNNNNNNNNNNNNNNNNNNNNNNNNNNNNNNNNNNNNNNNNNNNNNNNNNNNNNNNNNNNNNNNNNNNNNNNNNNNNNNNNNNNNNNNNNNNNNNNNNNNNNNNNNNNNNNNNNNNNNNNNNNNNNNNNNNNNNNNNNNNNNNNNNNNNNNNNNNNNNNNNNNNNNNNNNNNNNNNNNNNNNNNNNNNNNNNNNNNNNNNNNNNNNNNNNNNNNNNNNNNNNNNNNNNNNNNNNNNNNNNNNNNNNNNNNNNNNNNNNNNNNNNNNNNNNNNNNNNNNNNNNNNNNNNNNNNNNNNNNNNNNNNNNNNNNNNNNNNNNNNNNNNNNNNNNNNNNNNNNNNNNNNNNNNNNNNNNNNNNNNNNNNNNNNNNNNNNNNNNNNNNNNNNNNNNNNNNNNNNNNNNNNNNNNNNNNNNNNNNNNNNNNNNNNNNNNNNNNNNNNNNNNNNNNNNNNNNNNNNNNNNNNNNNNNNNNNNNNNNNNNNNNNNNNNNNNNNNNNNNNNNNNNNNNNNNNNNNNNNNNNNNNNNNNNNNNNNNNNNNNNNNNNNNNNNNNNNNNNNNNNNNNNNNNNNNNNNNNNNNNNNNNNNNNNNNNNNNNNNNNNNNNNNNNNNNNNNNNNNNNNNNNNNNNNNNNNNNNNNNNNNNNNNNNNNNNNNNNNNNNNNNNNNNNNNNNNNNNNNNNNNNNNNNNNNNNNNNNNNNNNNNNNNNNNNNNNNNNNNNNNNNNNNNNNNNNNNNNNNNNNNNNNNNNNNNNNNNNNNNNNNNNNNNNNNNNNNNNNNNNNNNNNNNNNNNNNNNNNNNNNNNNNNNNNNNNNNNNNNNNNNNNNNNNNNNNNNNNNNNNNNNNNNNNNNNNNNNNNNNNNNNNNNNNNNNNNNNNNNNNNNNNNNNNNNNNNNNNNNNNNNNNNNNNNNNNNN
This DNA window, taken from Vigna radiata var. radiata cultivar VC1973A chromosome 5, Vradiata_ver6, whole genome shotgun sequence, encodes the following:
- the LOC106759753 gene encoding probable galactinol--sucrose galactosyltransferase 2 isoform X2; this encodes MTVTVAPTVKDGCLTVRGKTVLSHVPGNVVVSPVGTESAFLGATLTVSSSRHVFDLGILQGYKLLSLFRVKIWWMIPRLGRSASDVPMETQLLLLLANEESELEDEPSSDCEEPATDNNCYILFLPVLDGQFRATLQGTQSNHLQFCIESGDANVQTSQSLEAVFVNSGDNPFELIRDSIKILEKHKGTFCHLENKRIPAHLDWFGWCTWDAFYTQVNPQGIKEGLQSFSDGGCSPKFIIIDDGWQEILNTFHKEGEAVIEGTQFASRLADIKENKKFINSDSDNSCSNLHDFVDYIKHNMNVKYVYMWHALAGYWGGVLPSSNTMKKYNPKLAYPIQSPGATGNLRDIAMDSLEKYGVGIIDPENLYDFYNDYHGYLVSCGVDGVKVDVQNLIETLGSGYGGRVSLTKRYQEALEESVTRNFKDNNLICCMCHNSDSIYSSKKSAAARASEDFMPREPTYQTLHVASVAFNSLLLGEIFVPDWDMFHSKHETAEFHAAARAIGGCAVYVSDKPGNHDFKILKKLVLPNGSVLRARFAGRPTRDCLFEDPVMDGKSLLKIWNLNALTGVVGVFNCQGAGSWPLKSLEAAPFHITISGKVRPLDVEFLEEVAGDNWSGNCIVYAFNAGLLSMVSLRGKLEVSLDTLQCEIYTVSPIRVFGHNVHFAPIGLLDMYNSGGAVEALHCNMDVAECIIKVKGRGGGRFGAYSNVRPKLCVVDMKEEEFSYNPEDGLLTFKLDGEGNSRDIEFVY
- the LOC106759753 gene encoding probable galactinol--sucrose galactosyltransferase 2 isoform X1 gives rise to the protein MTVTVAPTVKDGCLTVRGKTVLSHVPGNVVVSPVGTESAFLGATLTVSSSRHVFDLGILHLNLCRGYKLLSLFRVKIWWMIPRLGRSASDVPMETQLLLLLANEESELEDEPSSDCEEPATDNNCYILFLPVLDGQFRATLQGTQSNHLQFCIESGDANVQTSQSLEAVFVNSGDNPFELIRDSIKILEKHKGTFCHLENKRIPAHLDWFGWCTWDAFYTQVNPQGIKEGLQSFSDGGCSPKFIIIDDGWQEILNTFHKEGEAVIEGTQFASRLADIKENKKFINSDSDNSCSNLHDFVDYIKHNMNVKYVYMWHALAGYWGGVLPSSNTMKKYNPKLAYPIQSPGATGNLRDIAMDSLEKYGVGIIDPENLYDFYNDYHGYLVSCGVDGVKVDVQNLIETLGSGYGGRVSLTKRYQEALEESVTRNFKDNNLICCMCHNSDSIYSSKKSAAARASEDFMPREPTYQTLHVASVAFNSLLLGEIFVPDWDMFHSKHETAEFHAAARAIGGCAVYVSDKPGNHDFKILKKLVLPNGSVLRARFAGRPTRDCLFEDPVMDGKSLLKIWNLNALTGVVGVFNCQGAGSWPLKSLEAAPFHITISGKVRPLDVEFLEEVAGDNWSGNCIVYAFNAGLLSMVSLRGKLEVSLDTLQCEIYTVSPIRVFGHNVHFAPIGLLDMYNSGGAVEALHCNMDVAECIIKVKGRGGGRFGAYSNVRPKLCVVDMKEEEFSYNPEDGLLTFKLDGEGNSRDIEFVY